In Deltaproteobacteria bacterium, a single genomic region encodes these proteins:
- a CDS encoding ATP-binding protein, whose protein sequence is MTASGACLVIELVTLADSAVAAALVRRWAAREGLDGTTAAELATCASELASNVVRHGGGGRLEVGTDDERVVLRANDRGRGEPERLAAHLHEVRARPATVRDEHGLATVLRWMDEVDVRARRGGGVEFVAARLRARRVRR, encoded by the coding sequence GTGACGGCGAGCGGCGCATGCCTGGTGATCGAACTGGTGACCCTCGCGGATTCGGCGGTGGCCGCCGCGTTGGTCCGGCGCTGGGCTGCGCGCGAAGGTCTCGATGGCACGACCGCGGCCGAGCTGGCGACCTGTGCCTCGGAGCTCGCCAGCAACGTGGTGCGCCACGGCGGCGGCGGCCGCCTCGAGGTCGGCACAGACGACGAGCGTGTGGTGCTGCGGGCCAACGACCGCGGCCGAGGTGAGCCCGAGCGACTCGCGGCCCACCTGCACGAGGTGCGTGCGCGCCCGGCCACGGTACGCGACGAGCACGGCCTGGCCACGGTGCTGCGCTGGATGGACGAGGTCGACGTCCGTGCTCGACGCGGTGGCGGGGTCGAATTCGTGGCGGCGAGACTTCGCGCGCGGAGGGTGCGGCGATGA
- a CDS encoding ATP-binding protein, translating into MTMNAHRRVLAVMCASMSRINAESLLARALVSCKLTPDTLRLDHVQLLLAPLTPGLRTFLGDATASYVLGQLRALRTVTVPPPARVEVRAEPDIVAARLAAREHCLAHGINSFAQQRVLTVVSELARNIVAYSLGGAIDLMSDETSITVRATDRGPGIANLDEILAGRYRSRTGLGLGILGVKRLVNDMRISSGTEGTLVVAKVLVS; encoded by the coding sequence ATGACGATGAACGCCCACCGTCGTGTGCTCGCGGTGATGTGCGCATCGATGTCGCGGATCAATGCCGAGTCGCTGCTGGCCCGCGCACTCGTCAGCTGCAAGCTCACGCCCGACACCCTCCGGCTCGATCACGTGCAGCTGCTGCTCGCGCCGCTCACCCCCGGGCTGCGCACGTTCCTCGGCGACGCCACCGCATCGTATGTCCTCGGCCAGCTCCGCGCGCTGCGAACCGTCACCGTGCCGCCACCGGCGCGCGTCGAGGTCCGCGCGGAGCCCGACATCGTGGCGGCACGTCTCGCAGCGCGCGAGCACTGCCTGGCCCACGGCATCAACAGCTTCGCCCAGCAGCGCGTGCTCACGGTCGTCAGCGAGCTCGCTCGCAACATCGTCGCCTACTCGCTCGGCGGCGCCATCGATCTGATGAGCGACGAGACCTCGATCACCGTGCGGGCCACGGATCGCGGGCCCGGCATCGCCAATCTCGACGAGATCCTCGCCGGCCGCTACCGCAGCCGTACCGGCCTGGGCCTCGGGATCCTCGGGGTCAAGCGACTCGTCAACGACATGCGGATCTCGAGCGGCACCGAGGGCACGCTGGTGGTCGCGAAGGTGTTGGTCTCGTGA
- a CDS encoding SpoIIE family protein phosphatase, with amino-acid sequence MMLEFGATVRAYPGEACSGDAAVIHNDADAVLFGVVDALGHGTAAAAAANRATELLSGTSLREPIATIVRELDLGLRGGRGAAAMLCLVRGDELEGCGVGNVELRTIGMRIGVVTTPGVLGRGPAVRPRTFAARLVPGVRMVVFSDGVSGRLRADHRRALAAQAASAALLEEWGRETDDAAVLVADVTP; translated from the coding sequence GTGATGCTCGAGTTTGGTGCGACCGTGCGCGCGTATCCCGGCGAGGCGTGCTCCGGCGACGCGGCGGTGATCCACAACGACGCCGACGCGGTGTTGTTCGGGGTCGTCGATGCGCTCGGCCACGGCACCGCAGCGGCCGCGGCGGCCAACCGTGCGACGGAGCTGCTGTCGGGCACTTCGCTGCGCGAGCCGATCGCGACGATTGTGCGCGAGCTCGACCTCGGTCTGCGTGGGGGCCGGGGCGCCGCGGCGATGCTGTGCCTGGTTCGCGGCGACGAACTCGAGGGTTGCGGGGTCGGCAATGTCGAGCTGCGCACCATCGGCATGCGGATCGGCGTGGTCACGACCCCTGGCGTGCTCGGTCGCGGGCCGGCGGTGCGCCCTCGAACCTTCGCCGCGCGCTTGGTCCCCGGCGTGCGCATGGTGGTGTTCAGCGACGGCGTGTCGGGCCGGCTGCGCGCCGATCATCGCCGTGCCCTCGCTGCCCAGGCCGCCAGCGCGGCGCTACTGGAAGAGTGGGGCCGCGAAACCGACGACGCGGCGGTGCTCGTCGCAGATGTGACCCCATGA
- a CDS encoding STAS domain-containing protein, producing the protein MNGAPISIIRLWHVVLVPLQGEISDHHAEELTDRVLHHVARTGPRGLVIDLSGVALIDSHLCAVVANLATAARLMGTDSFVSGISPEIALTLETMGVSFDRISTVRNLEDALSSFDIAPASNRRLLPPHEDRDGHENR; encoded by the coding sequence ATGAACGGCGCTCCGATCTCGATCATCCGTCTGTGGCACGTGGTGCTGGTCCCGCTCCAGGGCGAGATCTCCGATCACCACGCCGAGGAACTCACCGATCGCGTCCTGCACCACGTGGCGCGGACGGGGCCGCGCGGCCTGGTGATCGATCTGTCCGGCGTGGCACTGATCGACAGCCACCTGTGCGCGGTGGTGGCGAACCTCGCCACCGCCGCACGCCTGATGGGCACCGACAGTTTCGTCAGCGGCATCAGCCCGGAGATCGCGCTCACCCTCGAGACCATGGGCGTGTCATTCGACCGCATCTCCACGGTACGCAACCTCGAAGACGCCCTGTCGTCGTTCGACATCGCGCCGGCATCGAACCGGCGACTTCTGCCCCCGCACGAGGATCGCGATGGCCACGAAAATCGGTGA
- a CDS encoding STAS domain-containing protein: MKAPRSVQIDASRIDRLLGALACVSVDRFDDPDSHVTPAAEDEFGLLEGAFQIFIGELAEAKAAAQRAIEQQRMTISALSTPIIDVWEGVVTLPLVGVIDTQRAVEMTERLLARIVESGARAVIIDLTGVEVVDTATADHLVRLTRAAGLLGARCFVTGIGPNIARTLVGMGVDLGGVRTMRTLKEALRACIDEGAAAPR; the protein is encoded by the coding sequence ATGAAGGCCCCGCGCAGCGTCCAGATCGACGCATCTCGCATCGATCGCCTGCTCGGCGCGCTCGCCTGCGTCTCCGTCGACCGCTTCGACGATCCCGACTCGCACGTGACGCCGGCGGCCGAGGACGAGTTCGGGCTGCTCGAGGGCGCGTTCCAGATCTTCATCGGCGAGCTCGCCGAGGCCAAGGCCGCGGCGCAGCGGGCGATCGAGCAGCAGCGCATGACGATCTCGGCGCTGTCGACCCCGATCATCGACGTCTGGGAGGGCGTGGTCACGCTTCCGCTCGTCGGCGTCATCGACACCCAGCGCGCGGTCGAGATGACCGAGCGCCTGCTGGCGCGCATCGTCGAGTCCGGCGCCCGCGCCGTCATCATCGACCTCACCGGCGTCGAGGTCGTCGACACCGCGACGGCCGATCACCTGGTGAGACTGACGCGGGCGGCGGGCCTGCTCGGCGCGCGCTGCTTCGTGACCGGCATCGGTCCCAACATCGCGCGCACGCTCGTCGGCATGGGCGTCGATCTCGGCGGGGTGCGGACCATGCGAACGCTGAAGGAAGCCCTGCGTGCCTGCATCGACGAAGGCGCCGCGGCACCGCGCTAG